A part of Dasypus novemcinctus isolate mDasNov1 chromosome 7, mDasNov1.1.hap2, whole genome shotgun sequence genomic DNA contains:
- the CDCA7 gene encoding cell division cycle-associated protein 7 isoform X2, whose product MDVCCMSQKDLRVKKNFKKFRYMKLISMETSSSSDDSCDSFASDNFANTRLQSASEGCRTRSQYRRSGTLRVAMTFPKRNTRGPANKKTGPPQSSGNSLTDASSDSDDENGMNFLEKRALNIKQNKAMLAKLISELESFPGSLPGRRSLPGPSSQSKTPRRRTFPGAASRRNPERRARPLTRSRSRVLGSLSALPTEEEEEEEEDKYMLVRKRKTMDGYLNEDDLPRNRRPGSMTLPHVIRPVEEVTEEELENICSNSREKIYNRSLGSTCHQCRQKTIDTKTNCRNPDCWGVRGQFCGPCLRNRYGEEVKDALLDPSWHCPPCRGICNCSFCRQRDGRCATGVLVYLAKYHGFGNVHAYLKSLKQEFEMQA is encoded by the exons ATGGACGTTTGCTGCATGTCG CAAAAGGATCTCAGAGTAAAGAAGAACTTCAAGAAATTCAGATATATGAAGTTGATTTCCATGGAAACTTCGTCATCCTCTGATGACAGTTGTGACAGCTTCGCTTCTGATAATTTTGCAAACACG CGACTACAGTCAGCCAGTGAAGGCTGCAGGACCCGCAGTCAGTACCGTCGTTCTGGAACGCTCCGGGTGGCAATGACGTTTCCAAAGCGAAATACCAGGGGGCCAGCCAACAAAAAAACAGGTCCCCCTCAGTCCTCCGGGAATTCTTTGACTGATGCCAGTTCTGATTCAGATGATGAAAATGGCATGAATTTTTTAGAGAAAAGGGCTTTAAATATAAAGCAGAACAAAGCAATG CTTGCAAAACTCATATCAGAATTAGAAAGTTTCCCTGGCTCACTCCCTGGAAGGCGTTCCCTACCAGGCCCCAGTTCA CAATCCAAGACACCCCGAAGGCGGACTTTCCCAGGCGCTGCTTCTAGGAGAAACCCTGAACGGAGAGCTCGACCCCTTACCAGGTCAAGGTCACGGGTTCTTGGGTCCCTTAGTGCTCTTCCcactgaggaggaggaggaggaagaggaagataaGTACATGTTGGTGAGAAAGAGGAAGACCATGGATGGCTATTTGAAC GAAGATGACTTGCCCAGAAATCGTCGCCCAGGATCCATGACTCTTCCACATGTAATTCGCCCAGTGGAAGAAGTTACAGAGGAAGAGTTGGAGAACATCTGTAGTAATTCTCGAGAGAAGATATACAACCGATCATTG GGATCCACCTGTCACCAGTGTCGCCAGAAAACTATTGACACTAAAACAAACTGCCGAAACCCAGACTGTTGGGGTGTTCGAGGCCAGTTCTGTGGTCCCTGCCTTCGAAACCGTTATGGTGAAGAAGTCAAGGACGCCCTTCTGGATCCA AGCTGGCATTGTCCTCCTTGTCGTGGAATCTGTAACTGCAGTTTCTGTAGGCAGCGTGATGGACGGTGTGCAACTGGGGTCCTTGTGTATTTAGCCAAATACCATGGCTTTGGGAATGTGCACGCATACTTGAAAAG TCTGAAACAGGAATTTGAAATGCAAGCGTAA
- the CDCA7 gene encoding cell division cycle-associated protein 7 isoform X1: MDVCCMSQKDLRVKKNFKKFRYMKLISMETSSSSDDSCDSFASDNFANTKPKFRSDISEELANVFYEDSDNESFCGFSESEVQDVLDHCGFLQKPKPRPEVNKELASIFHADSDDESFCGFSESEIQDGMRLQSASEGCRTRSQYRRSGTLRVAMTFPKRNTRGPANKKTGPPQSSGNSLTDASSDSDDENGMNFLEKRALNIKQNKAMLAKLISELESFPGSLPGRRSLPGPSSQSKTPRRRTFPGAASRRNPERRARPLTRSRSRVLGSLSALPTEEEEEEEEDKYMLVRKRKTMDGYLNEDDLPRNRRPGSMTLPHVIRPVEEVTEEELENICSNSREKIYNRSLGSTCHQCRQKTIDTKTNCRNPDCWGVRGQFCGPCLRNRYGEEVKDALLDPSWHCPPCRGICNCSFCRQRDGRCATGVLVYLAKYHGFGNVHAYLKSLKQEFEMQA, from the exons ATGGACGTTTGCTGCATGTCG CAAAAGGATCTCAGAGTAAAGAAGAACTTCAAGAAATTCAGATATATGAAGTTGATTTCCATGGAAACTTCGTCATCCTCTGATGACAGTTGTGACAGCTTCGCTTCTGATAATTTTGCAAACACG aaaCCTAAATTCAGGTCAGATATCAGTGAAGAACTGGCAAATGTTTTTTATGAGGACTCTGATAATGAATCTTTCTGCGGCTTTTCAGAAAGTGAGGTGCAAGATGTATTAGACCATTGTGGATTTTTACAGAAACCCAAACCAAGGCCAGAGGTCAATAAAGAACTGGCCAGTATTTTTCATGCCGACTCTGACGATGAATCATTTTGCGGTTTCTCAGAGAGTGAGATACAAGATGGAATG CGACTACAGTCAGCCAGTGAAGGCTGCAGGACCCGCAGTCAGTACCGTCGTTCTGGAACGCTCCGGGTGGCAATGACGTTTCCAAAGCGAAATACCAGGGGGCCAGCCAACAAAAAAACAGGTCCCCCTCAGTCCTCCGGGAATTCTTTGACTGATGCCAGTTCTGATTCAGATGATGAAAATGGCATGAATTTTTTAGAGAAAAGGGCTTTAAATATAAAGCAGAACAAAGCAATG CTTGCAAAACTCATATCAGAATTAGAAAGTTTCCCTGGCTCACTCCCTGGAAGGCGTTCCCTACCAGGCCCCAGTTCA CAATCCAAGACACCCCGAAGGCGGACTTTCCCAGGCGCTGCTTCTAGGAGAAACCCTGAACGGAGAGCTCGACCCCTTACCAGGTCAAGGTCACGGGTTCTTGGGTCCCTTAGTGCTCTTCCcactgaggaggaggaggaggaagaggaagataaGTACATGTTGGTGAGAAAGAGGAAGACCATGGATGGCTATTTGAAC GAAGATGACTTGCCCAGAAATCGTCGCCCAGGATCCATGACTCTTCCACATGTAATTCGCCCAGTGGAAGAAGTTACAGAGGAAGAGTTGGAGAACATCTGTAGTAATTCTCGAGAGAAGATATACAACCGATCATTG GGATCCACCTGTCACCAGTGTCGCCAGAAAACTATTGACACTAAAACAAACTGCCGAAACCCAGACTGTTGGGGTGTTCGAGGCCAGTTCTGTGGTCCCTGCCTTCGAAACCGTTATGGTGAAGAAGTCAAGGACGCCCTTCTGGATCCA AGCTGGCATTGTCCTCCTTGTCGTGGAATCTGTAACTGCAGTTTCTGTAGGCAGCGTGATGGACGGTGTGCAACTGGGGTCCTTGTGTATTTAGCCAAATACCATGGCTTTGGGAATGTGCACGCATACTTGAAAAG TCTGAAACAGGAATTTGAAATGCAAGCGTAA